A window of Quercus lobata isolate SW786 unplaced genomic scaffold, ValleyOak3.0 Primary Assembly Scq3eQI_2015, whole genome shotgun sequence contains these coding sequences:
- the LOC115973453 gene encoding receptor-like protein 15 has protein sequence MYNVASALDYLHHHCETPIVHCDLKPSNILLDDEMIGHVSDFGLARILHDIVHDSSTNQSSSIGVKGTVGYTPPEYGMGNKVSIYGDVYNYGILLLEMFTGKKPIDNSFNNSLNLHDFVKANLLERIFDIIDPILLPKIQEGGRRMNDTCKENRNGSLKIQECLILILGIGIACSKEYPRERMNISAVVVELHSIRQNLLRTCIRELGALNNLEQLYLDRSSIDNSFLHKVGVMNSLEVLSVQDCHLNGSLPAQGWCELRKLQEVDLSFNNFEGILPSCMANLTSLQVLDFSNNHFTGNIAHSPLPSLTLLEHLSLSNNDFLIPATMSTFSNLSNLKGFLGDNNKIAFEPDSHTWIPTFQLQFLSLSNGHNVNGTTPRFLHYQYELVVIDLSHNNLFGKFPTWLLEISTKLESLLLNNNSFTGPFMLPYDICHNIRNLDISDNHLQGPIPINFGLIFPSLEYLNMSKNAFQGSIPSSFGKLVFLQALDLSENHLSGTIPMHFGMGCHNLNFLKLSYNNFSGQIFPTHFNLTNLRSLHLDNNHFSGMFPNSISILNFIFTIDFSNNHFSGMLPTWLGNMSDLNELVMAKNQLEGPIPVEWCKIVQLSFLDLSENNLSGSIPSCFNSSYIRSVYLNKNWLSGPIPCAFKNNSNLVTLNLRDNLLIGNIPDWIGNLSSLSILLLSENHLEGRIPNQLCLLQNLNMLDLSYNKFSGTIPHCLSNITLVASSQKPIFGGFRAGLSSYKIRMPYLKTKSTNMKNWNHMGDFMIDVSGTDEAEFTTKNRIDSYHGDILNYMVGIDLSCNKLVGEIPPQLGMMSTIRAMNLSHNSLTGPIPTTFSNLKLMESLDLSYNNLSGKIPLELTEITFLAVFSVAHNNLSGATPERKNQFGTFGESSYEGNPLLCGPPLHDCTKNGPPSTVLVEHDGEDGGSFIDMAVFYISFVVVYITVLLGLVVVLYINPYWRRVWFNLIEACIDNCYYFVVVRYHKLFNFRLA, from the exons atgtataATGTTGCTAGTGCATTGGATTAccttcatcatcattgtgaaaCACCAATTGTTCATTGTGACCTCAAGCCTAGCAATATTCTTCTTGATGATGAAATGATTGGACATGTAAGTGACTTCGGCTTGGCAAGAATCCTTCATGATATTGTCCACGATTCTTCTACTAATCAATCAAGCTCCATTGGGGTTAAAGGAACTGTTGGTTATACTCCTCCAG AGTATGGTATGGGAAACAAGGTGTCAATATACGGTGATGTTTATAATTAtggcatattattattagagaTGTTTACAGGAAAAAAGCCTATCGATAACAGTTTCAACAATAGCTTAAATCTTCATGACTTTGTCAAAGCAAATTTGCTAGAACGAATATTTGATATTATAGATCCTATTCTTCTCCCAAAAATACAAGAGGGAGGGAGAAGGATGAATGACACTTGCAAGGAGAATCGAAATGGGAGTCTCAAAATTCAAGAAtgcttgattttgatccttGGAATTGGAATTGCTTGCTCCAAAGAATATCCAAGAGAAAGGATGAACATCAGTGCTGTTGTAGTCGAGTTGCATTCAATTCGGCAAAACCTTCTTAGAACTTGTATACGAgag TTAGGTGCACTAAACAACCTAGAGCAGCTGTACTTGGATCGTTCATCAATTGATAATAGTTTCCTTCACAAAGTTGGAGTTATGAATTCTCTTGAAGTATTGTCAGTGCAAGACTGTCATCTCAACGGTAGCTTACCTGCACAAG GCTGGTGTGAACTTAGGAAACTCCAAGAGGTAGACCTCAGTTTCAATAATTTTGAAGGGATACTACCTTCATGTATGGCAAACTTGACATCACTTCAAGTATTGGATTTCTCTAACAATCACTTCACCGGGAACATTGCCCACTCCCCACTACCAAGTTTGACATTACTTGAGCACCTCTCTCTGTCAAATAACGACTTCTTGATCCCAGCCACAATGTCCACCTTTTCTAACCTCTCAAATCTTAAGGGCTTTTTAGgtgataacaataaaattgcctTTGAACCTGACTCTCATACTTGGATTCCAACCTTCCAGTTACAGTTTTTGAGTCTTTCTAACGGACACAATGTCAATGGCACAACTCCTAGATTTCTTCATTACCAATATGAGTTGGTAGTGATTGATCTCTCTCACAATAATTTGTTCGGAAAGTTTCCCACTTGGTTGCTAGAAATCAGTACAAAATTGGAGTCCCTTTTGTTAAATAATAACTCTTTCACGGGGCCTTTCATGCTGCCATATGACATTTGTCACAACATTAGGAACCTAGATATTTCAGATAATCACTTACAGGGTCCAATCCCcataaattttggtttaatttttccAAGTTTAGAATATTTAAACATGTCTAAAAATGCATTTCAAGGTAGTATACCTTCTTCTTTTGGGAAATTGGTTTTCTTACAAGCTCTAGACTTGTCTGAGAATCATTTATCAGGAACAATACCAATGCATTTCGGAATGGGCTGCCACAacttaaattttctcaaattgtCATATAATAACTTCAGTGGCCAAATATTTCCCACCCATTTCAATCTGACTAATTTAAGATCTTTACATTTGGATAACAATCACTTTTCGGGTATGTTCCCAAATAGCATctcaatattaaattttattttcacaattgATTTTAGTAATAACCATTTTTCAGGCATGCTTCCAACGTGGTTGGGGAACATGTCTGATTTAAATGAACTTGTTATGGCCAAAAATCAACTTGAAGGTCCTATTCCAGTCGAGTGGTGCAAAATTGTTCAGCTTTCATTTCTTGACCTTTCCGAGAACAATCTATCCGGCTCTATTCCATCTTGCTTCAATTCATCATATATTAGATCAGTTTATCTGaataaaaattggttgagcGGTCCAATTCCATGTGCGTTCAAAAACAACTCTAATCTAGTTACATTAAATCTTCGAGATAACCTCCTAATTGGAAACATTCCTGATTGGATCGGCAACCTCTCATCCTTGAGCATTCTTCTTTTGAGTGAGAATCATTTAGAAGGTAGGATTCCAAATCAATTATGCCTTTTGCAAAACTTAAACATGTTGGATCTTTcctacaataaattttcaggTACAATACCACATTGCTTGAGTAACATTACTTTAGTGGCATCCTCCCAAAAGCCTATTTTTGGAGGTTTCCGGGCAGGGCTTTCtagttacaaaattagaatGCCATACTTGAAgacaaaatcaacaaatatgaaaaattggaATCATATGGGTGATTTTATGATAGATGTAAGTGGGACAGATGAAGCAGAGTTCACAACAAAGAATAGAATTGACTCCTATCATGGAGACATTCTCAACTACATGGTTGGAATTGACCTCTCATGCAACAAGTTAGTAGGTGAAATCCCACCTCAACTTGGAATGATGAGCACCATCCGGGCAATGAACTTATCACACAACAGTCTAACTGGACCAATCCCCACAACATTCTCAAACTTGAAGCTGATGGAGAGTTTGGATCTTTCCTATAACAATTTAAGTGGTAAAATTCCACTTGAATTGACTGAAATTACCTTTCTAGCAGTCTTCAGTGTGGCACATAATAACTTATCAGGTGCAACAccagaaagaaaaaatcaatttggGACTTTTGGTGAAAGTAGTTATGAGGGTAACCCTCTTTTGTGTGGACCTCCATTACATGATTGCACCAAAAATGGACCTCCGTCTACAGTGCTAGTGGAACATGATGGTGAAGATGGTGGTAGTTTCATTGACATGGCTGTCTTCTACATAAGCTTTGTGGTGGTTTACATAACAGTGTTGTTGGGACTTGTTGTAGTTCTCTACATAAATCCTTACTGGCGTAGGGTGTGGTTTAACCTCATTGAGGCGTGCATTGACAATTGCTACTATTTTGTTGTGGTTCGTTACCATAAGTTGTTCAATTTCAGGCTTGCATAG